In Lathyrus oleraceus cultivar Zhongwan6 chromosome 2, CAAS_Psat_ZW6_1.0, whole genome shotgun sequence, the DNA window ATTAAGATTAGGCATTGGTTAATTGGGATTAAGGAAATATGAAGTGGAATACAAAAAATGCAAATGTGATTATGCATGGCTAaagtgcacgtgaacagtgccatgttatgcctcaattccacttaaaatcagTCAATAAGCAACATTGGATTGGTATTAGGCTTGCATGATccaccaaattcaaattattcaatttccctccaaaatgcacatgtatggacacttgatcatgtgagcttctttcatgcaaggcaatgaatgatttggaaagtattggtaacaaggagcattttgcaaaaagagtggtccaatttggagttttgaagccaaagttatgccatgttgaacttccatgtacactttgtgatcatttggccataacttctcaaccaatcatcagatgatcatgatcttggactttttgaaaaggggagagaaagatattaaactttcatgttcaccaaaaatccattttaagcttctttgatgttggaaaatcaagttgaatatggaccaaaaacttgccatttttggaaactttgaattacaggtcactttccatttttggaaacttttgatttggcttcaaaatcttcaagatagatgtttgacatgatgaataggccttgtatgaacatgaatgagatgcttccactcacttccccaactcaaagccctcagttgactgcacagttgacttttatggtcctcagatgacctggaaatgcacTGCTGAATTTGGGCCTCTGCCACTTGGTAAAActgcttcaaaatgaaccctagctcatataagctcttcagaataatcatgtggccttcatctcaaggaaagacttgctcttttgtacaaaggattctcttgatgccaattctgactgccatggtgcaatgcaatatggaatgataaatgacctaaaaaagaaatgaatgcatgaatggggagggcaaatttgaggtgctacacttagCAAAAAAACTTAGCAAAAAAGGTCGATATAGACATATAACATTTACATAAGCCAGAAACGCAGAAAGCAGATATGGAAACAAGGAGCAACAAGCAGAGCAGATAAAGCAACAAGCAAATTAGAAAGTAACAAACAAAAaaaatcctaggtgcctaagggtttggaggtggaggcatcctaTGGAGCAGCTAGgacaacatgttctgaatgttgacattgaCAGAATCCTGTTGGTCCAGTCTAGCTCAAACTACCTGTTGTTCTTTCTGCAGCTTTTCAAGGGTCTTCAGGACCAGAGGGACGAAGTTGAAGGTCTCCCCCTGAGTCAGTGCATCATTTTTGGCAGCAGACTCTTCAACAAGGCGAGCTGCTTCTTCAGCGGCAGCTTTTGCTTTTTCCTCAGCttcagcaacaacagcatcagcaagagctttggcttcagcttctttgattctctgaagttcttcttgtcttgctttctcttcagcttcctgTCTTGCCCGCTCCTCAACTTCTCTGGCTAGACGCTCTTGGAGTCTGATCCtagcgtctctgatgaagtcattgtggacttgttcagagaggcctttcagcttgaaggcttcagaggtcatccaacttatcacttTGTTCTAGTGAATCCTTACagcagagggatcatcactgatgccagagttgatggtcagagacttgaccttgtcaattgaagactctgcaaaaaccGTAATTGCTTCCTCAAGGGTTAGAAGGATGGTTTCTGGTTCAGAGacaaagataatatatatatatatatatatatatatatatatatatatatatatatatatatatatatatatatatatatatatatatatatatatatatatatatatatatatatatatatatatttagataaataatatattaaaacacatgtcggcaagccggaactttgccgatttcagagataagtgtagaatattaccttgtgtgaagaggatgaacttctgatcgtccaaatgatcgaccgaaagctggaaaccgtcaccgacgcagtgctgcctgccttcgtgagtacctgacttcaacgtcgcttttgatcggtgaaacgacgccggaatgaaatgaaccttggatatttgtgacctggactcaacgaacttcaaagatatgaaatcggttttgtgtttcggtgaataatcggaacgattttgggttaccgaaaatgaagaacaagtgaaatacggtaatgcttttggaaaaatatttcttttcaattctctgtttctctcaccacacgtctttttccttactgatccaccttcctttctttctctctttttcttactaaccacatctatatatatatatatttagattacttaaacaataagaaacctaaaaaatatctaacataaattaataatatatatttagattacttaaacaataagaaacctaaaaaatatctaacataaattaataataatatatatttagattacttaaacaataagaaacctaaaaaatatctaacataaattaataatatatatttagattacttaaacaataagaaacctaaaaaatatctaacataaattaataatatatatttagattacttaaacaataagaaacctaaaaaatatctaacataaattaataatacatatttatatattatataataataataataataaactaatataatattaatcctaattaaataaactaattaacaactaaacacaattaatattaagcacaaataatattaacggcacacgattaaaatacgataaaatcgagcgacacgaacgcgataaaaacgatgacaatttgcacagcaaaacagacaaattgataaaaccaataaaccagtaaaccggtaaaccagtaaaatcaacaacacgactcaaacagactcgattaaatcacacggcacaacacgtaattaaataaacaaccctaggcaataataaaatcaacacgacatcacgaaaacgctgacaaacacaatcacaaataatcggacaatacgaaaactctaatatattcgaaatacagtcaaaataccgacaaacaaacaattaaatagataaaaacgcacaaaacctaatcgaagcgatgccacgcacaaaagagataagcgagataaatacgaggcaacgatatcggccaggttttgctaaaacaacgaaatacaacacggtaagcaacgaaaacagacaaaacctaatcaaaccagttgtcacgcgaagttaaagaaattgagatgaatacgagacaacgagattaatcaagatgtggtcaacaaagccaaagtcaaattttggggttCGACAGCGGGGAATCGAACCCACGCATGCCAGGCTCAAGAGCGCATGAagcgctgcgtttcattaaacgcgtGGAAGCCAACTCAACATGCAAATGCCATGCAAGCACGGTCAAAGAAGCGTAGGCCAATGATTCAGCCAGGCAAGCGCACAGGTGGACGTTGATAGGGCAAAAACCCTAGGCAATATGCAGAGACGCCGGAACAGTGGTTCCGGTCGTTTTCTCCGGTGAGAAACCGGTGGAGCTTCATGCAAAATTTCCAGAATTCATCATATCATACATGGATCGAAAGCTCTTTCAACCAGGAGCATGAATATCATAATCATTCAATCTAAAACTCCATGAATCAACCGGATCGAGCGAAAACATTATGGACATCAGAACTTTAATTCCACATATCTAGCTCATTATTCAACCAAATCAAAATCTAATTATATCAGCATCACCAACACAACACGATCTACATAATCATGGCAATGAATTGGCAAAAAGAGAGGCTCGAATTTTCACTTACTTGAACTTGCAGTGATTGGATTCGTGCGCTACAGCTTTCAAACTttccagatcttctcctctaaCCGTGACTTGAAGCTTGATGCGAGAATTACCAGTTGGAAACACCCAGATCCAGCTCAATTTGAAGCTTCCATTAATGTGTTCAAGCCCTTGTTCTGCTCAAGATCTTGCTCAATTCTTCAATCCAATGGTTCAATCCTGCTCAAAATTCCACAAGGAGTAAGAATATGCAAAGAAAAtcaaggtttgtgtgaagaattttggAATTCGAGGAGAGAGAAAATTGGGAGGGAAATGAAAATTTTTGAGATCTGAAATTGTTCTCTGCAAAAACAGTTATCATTAGGCTTATATACTCCTCCTTAATCATACTGAAATTAAGATTAGGCATTGGTTAATTGGGATTAAGGAAATATGAAGTGGAATACAAAAAATGCAAATGTGATTATGCATGGCTAaagtgcacgtgaacagtgccatgttatgcctcaattccacttaaaatcagTCAATAAGCAACATTGGATTGGTATTAGGCTTGCATGATccaccaaattcaaattattcaatttccctccaaaatgcacatgtatggacacttgatcatgtgagcttctttcatgcaaggcaatgaatgatttggaaagtattggtaacaaggagcattttgcaaaaagagtggtccaatttggagttttgaagccaaagttatgccatgttgaacttccatgtacactttgtgatcatttggccataacttctcaaccaatcatcagatgatcatgatcttggactttttgaaaaggggagagaaagatattaaactttcatgttcaccaaaaatccattttaagcttctttgatgttggaaaatcaagttgaatatggaccaaaaacttgccatttttggaaactttgaattacaggtcactttccatttttggaaacttttgatttggcttcaaaatcttcaagatagatgtttgacatgatgaataggccttgtatgaacatgaatgagatgcttccactcacttccccaactcaaagccctcagttgactgcacagttgacttttatggtcctcagatgacctggaaatgcacTGCTGAATTTGGGCCTCTGCCACTTGGTAAAActgcttcaaaatgaaccctagctcatataagctcttcagaataatcatgtggccttcatctcaaggaaagacttgctc includes these proteins:
- the LOC127118884 gene encoding eukaryotic translation initiation factor 4 gamma-like; translation: MTSEAFKLKGLSEQVHNDFIRDARIRLQERLAREVEERARQEAEEKARQEELQRIKEAEAKALADAVVAEAEEKAKAAAEEAARLVEESAAKNDALTQGETFNFVPLVLKTLEKLQKEQQVIYHSILHCTMAVRIGIKRILCTKEQVFP